One genomic window of Catenulispora sp. EB89 includes the following:
- a CDS encoding DeoR/GlpR family DNA-binding transcription regulator codes for MSTADRHRRIAEAVKESGSATVPELAELAGASEMTIRRDLDVLAAQGVLERVRGGARTLLLRGEEPPFALRAHDAVEAKRRIAAEVSSLIADGETVVLDSGTTCLEVARLLHQRPVTVMPVSLQAIRVLSETPGRAALLVPGGRPRTSEGDLTGPLTLASLAALRFDTAVLGCCGLSAAEGLTAYDLDDAAVKKAGIASSRRTILATDGSKFGRTAHAYVGPSTILHTVVTDAGAPGDEVAALEAAGTVVKAV; via the coding sequence ATGAGCACCGCAGACCGTCACCGGCGGATCGCCGAGGCCGTGAAAGAGTCGGGCAGCGCCACGGTCCCGGAGCTCGCCGAGCTCGCCGGCGCCTCGGAGATGACCATCCGGCGCGACCTCGACGTGCTGGCCGCGCAGGGCGTGCTGGAACGCGTCCGCGGCGGGGCCCGCACGCTGCTGCTGCGCGGGGAGGAGCCGCCTTTCGCGCTGCGTGCCCACGACGCCGTCGAGGCCAAGCGCCGCATCGCGGCCGAGGTCTCGTCGCTCATCGCCGACGGCGAGACCGTGGTGCTGGACAGCGGCACCACCTGCCTGGAGGTCGCGCGCCTGCTGCACCAGCGGCCGGTCACCGTGATGCCGGTGTCGCTGCAGGCGATCCGCGTGCTCAGCGAGACGCCGGGGCGGGCCGCGCTGCTGGTGCCCGGCGGGCGGCCCCGGACCTCGGAGGGGGACCTGACCGGTCCGCTGACGCTCGCGTCGCTGGCCGCGCTGCGCTTCGACACCGCCGTCCTCGGCTGCTGCGGGCTCAGCGCCGCCGAGGGGCTGACCGCCTACGACCTCGACGACGCGGCGGTGAAGAAGGCGGGCATCGCCTCGTCCCGCCGCACGATCCTGGCCACCGACGGGAGCAAGTTCGGGCGGACCGCGCACGCCTACGTGGGGCCGTCGACGATCCTGCACACCGTCGTCACCGACGCCGGCGCGCCCGGCGACGAGGTGGCCGCGCTCGAAGCGGCCGGGACCGTCGTCAAGGCCGTCTGA
- a CDS encoding NADPH-dependent FMN reductase, whose amino-acid sequence MSDLRIAVILGSTRPGRRGEVVADWVMARAKARSGVEYSLVDLLDYPLPHMDEPLPPSFGQYVGEHTKAWAETIGSYDGFIFITPEYNHSIPSVLKNAIDYVYAEWNDKAAGFVAYGTVGGTRAVEQLRGILSAVKIAHVHQQLSFSVFTDFDEAGAFTPDPRNEQAMKTQFDQVESWARALKTVRA is encoded by the coding sequence ATGAGCGACCTGCGAATCGCCGTCATCCTCGGCAGCACCCGCCCGGGTCGGCGGGGCGAGGTCGTCGCGGACTGGGTCATGGCGCGCGCCAAGGCTCGCAGCGGGGTTGAGTACTCGCTGGTTGATCTGCTCGACTATCCGCTGCCGCACATGGATGAGCCGCTGCCGCCGTCCTTCGGGCAGTACGTCGGCGAGCACACCAAGGCGTGGGCCGAGACCATCGGGTCCTACGACGGCTTCATCTTCATCACGCCGGAGTACAACCACTCCATCCCCAGCGTGTTGAAGAACGCGATCGACTACGTCTACGCCGAGTGGAACGACAAGGCTGCCGGCTTCGTCGCCTACGGCACGGTCGGCGGCACGCGCGCCGTCGAGCAGCTGCGCGGGATCCTGTCCGCCGTCAAGATCGCGCATGTGCACCAGCAGTTGTCGTTCTCGGTGTTCACCGACTTCGACGAGGCGGGCGCGTTCACCCCGGACCCGCGCAACGAGCAGGCCATGAAGACGCAGTTCGACCAGGTCGAGTCCTGGGCCCGGGCGTTGAAGACCGTCAGGGCTTGA
- a CDS encoding MFS transporter produces the protein MERSLRSARIATFTYFILCGTLMGTWVVHIPAIEHQVGISHATLGGLLVLLGLGAFAGMQVSGRLADRFGPRVVVPTAGALCGATLVLPGLAREPWTLAAALLVFGFFNGCLDVSMNAHAVHVEKAYGRPVMSAFHAAFSVGGVLAAIIAAGTSGVGMSPAAALAMMGAVGVVVAVLTTRALLPAEPRPITASGLALAAEDERPPLPSPFTTRRGAGKRIWLLAALALMIMLCEGAANDWSALHMKDVLGAPASTAAFAYGTFAAAMTLGRLLADRISARFGAMAILRYGAAIAAVGITIVALAPWIWAAFAGWALFGLGLSGCVPQLFSAAGHADPAAAGTNVSRVAGLGYVGMLAGPAVIGWMTHVMALNHAFLLLTAMCVTAATTAGVLRAGSERTPELVLSGA, from the coding sequence ATGGAACGATCACTCCGGTCCGCCCGAATAGCGACCTTCACGTACTTCATCCTCTGCGGGACGCTGATGGGTACCTGGGTGGTGCACATCCCCGCCATCGAGCACCAGGTCGGCATCAGCCACGCGACCCTCGGCGGCCTGCTGGTGCTGCTCGGCCTCGGCGCGTTCGCCGGCATGCAGGTGTCGGGGCGGCTGGCCGACCGCTTCGGGCCCCGCGTCGTGGTGCCCACGGCCGGCGCACTGTGCGGCGCGACCCTGGTACTGCCGGGGCTGGCCCGTGAGCCTTGGACGCTGGCCGCGGCGTTGCTGGTGTTCGGGTTCTTCAACGGCTGCCTGGACGTGAGCATGAACGCCCACGCGGTTCACGTGGAGAAGGCCTACGGCCGGCCGGTCATGTCGGCGTTCCACGCCGCGTTCTCGGTCGGGGGAGTGCTCGCCGCGATCATCGCCGCCGGCACTTCGGGCGTCGGCATGAGCCCGGCGGCGGCGCTCGCGATGATGGGCGCGGTGGGCGTCGTGGTTGCCGTTCTCACGACGCGTGCTCTGCTTCCCGCCGAGCCGCGGCCCATCACTGCTTCGGGACTGGCTCTGGCTGCTGAGGACGAGCGCCCGCCGCTTCCCTCGCCCTTTACTACGCGTCGCGGCGCCGGAAAGCGCATCTGGCTCCTCGCCGCCCTGGCGCTGATGATCATGCTGTGCGAAGGCGCGGCGAACGACTGGAGTGCGCTGCACATGAAGGACGTCCTGGGAGCGCCGGCCAGCACCGCGGCCTTCGCGTACGGCACGTTCGCCGCGGCGATGACGCTCGGCCGACTGCTCGCCGACCGCATCTCGGCCCGCTTCGGGGCGATGGCGATCCTGCGGTACGGCGCGGCCATTGCGGCCGTCGGCATCACGATCGTGGCGCTGGCGCCGTGGATCTGGGCCGCGTTCGCCGGCTGGGCACTGTTCGGCCTGGGACTGTCCGGCTGTGTCCCGCAACTCTTCAGCGCGGCCGGTCACGCCGACCCCGCAGCCGCCGGCACCAACGTCTCGCGCGTCGCGGGACTCGGCTACGTCGGCATGCTGGCCGGCCCCGCCGTGATCGGCTGGATGACGCACGTGATGGCTCTGAACCACGCGTTCCTTCTGCTGACCGCGATGTGCGTGACCGCCGCGACCACCGCCGGCGTCCTGCGCGCCGGTTCGGAGCGCACGCCGGAGTTGGTGCTGAGCGGCGCCTGA
- a CDS encoding DUF4386 domain-containing protein has product MTASASAPRPASDLLTGATPRQLARSAGALYLVNIVLGAFAIGLVPSMLFVSDLAKTAHNIQTHETLYRLSLAAHVVVTLTNVPMALLFYELFKVVNRRLALLDVFFTLVATAVETAGIVNEFTPLALLHGQTYTGALPAAQMQALEHLPGDLSSVDYSIYGIFYGFDILCVAYLVRRSTFMPKSIGILLTIDGLAYLVGGFTAMIAPGVTSHLGPWIQIPAPIGEGSLCLWLLIVGVDVERWYRRAAESSVAAATTATA; this is encoded by the coding sequence ATGACCGCCAGCGCCTCGGCACCGAGGCCAGCATCGGATCTCCTCACCGGCGCCACCCCGCGCCAGCTCGCGCGCAGCGCCGGCGCCCTCTACCTGGTCAACATCGTCCTCGGCGCGTTCGCCATCGGGCTGGTACCGAGCATGCTGTTCGTCTCCGACCTGGCGAAGACGGCGCACAACATCCAGACCCACGAGACGCTCTACCGCCTCAGCCTGGCGGCCCACGTCGTGGTCACGCTGACCAACGTTCCGATGGCGTTGCTCTTCTACGAACTCTTCAAAGTCGTGAACCGGCGCCTGGCGCTGCTGGACGTGTTCTTCACCCTCGTCGCGACCGCCGTCGAGACAGCCGGCATCGTCAACGAGTTCACGCCCCTGGCCCTCCTGCACGGCCAGACCTACACCGGCGCCCTCCCGGCCGCGCAGATGCAGGCACTGGAACACCTGCCGGGCGACCTGTCCTCGGTCGACTACAGCATCTACGGGATCTTCTACGGCTTCGACATCCTCTGCGTCGCCTACCTGGTCCGCAGATCGACCTTCATGCCGAAGTCCATCGGCATCCTGCTGACGATCGACGGCCTGGCCTACCTCGTCGGCGGCTTCACGGCCATGATCGCCCCGGGCGTCACGAGCCACCTCGGCCCCTGGATCCAGATTCCCGCGCCGATCGGCGAGGGCTCGCTGTGTCTGTGGCTGCTGATCGTCGGCGTGGACGTCGAGCGCTGGTACCGACGCGCCGCCGAATCGTCGGTGGCGGCAGCGACGACAGCGACCGCCTGA
- a CDS encoding SigE family RNA polymerase sigma factor, whose protein sequence is MTGKHTESAATDFDLIYAANAPRLVGQLYLMIGDLAEAQDCVQEAFAKAWLRWDSLTDGRGDPVGWIKTTAYRMAVSHWRHWKSGVKALRKHGAPPDAPEPSPDAVALRDALARLPKSQRVALVLHHLNDMRVEDVARELRVAPGTVKARLSRGRAALAVLLADWHTDVLATEESHA, encoded by the coding sequence ATGACGGGGAAACACACGGAGTCGGCTGCCACAGACTTCGACCTCATCTACGCGGCGAACGCGCCGCGCCTGGTCGGCCAGCTCTATTTGATGATCGGTGATCTCGCCGAGGCCCAGGACTGCGTCCAGGAGGCCTTCGCCAAGGCCTGGCTGCGGTGGGACTCGCTGACCGACGGTCGCGGCGACCCGGTCGGGTGGATCAAGACCACGGCGTACCGCATGGCGGTCTCGCACTGGCGGCACTGGAAGTCCGGGGTCAAGGCCCTGCGCAAGCACGGCGCGCCGCCGGACGCCCCGGAGCCGTCCCCGGACGCCGTCGCGCTGCGCGACGCACTGGCGCGACTGCCCAAATCCCAGCGCGTCGCCCTGGTCCTGCACCACCTGAACGACATGCGGGTCGAGGACGTGGCCCGCGAACTCCGCGTGGCCCCCGGCACGGTCAAGGCCCGGCTGTCCCGCGGCCGCGCCGCCCTCGCGGTCCTTCTCGCCGACTGGCACACGGACGTTCTGGCAACGGAGGAATCCCATGCTTGA
- a CDS encoding MarR family winged helix-turn-helix transcriptional regulator, whose amino-acid sequence MTAPPIAEQAAPSTDAAASNAAPWLSANELSSWLSVVRLITRLPWAIDGQLQRDADVSMVEYMTMAMLAEAPDWTMRMSTLAEEASVSLSRLSHMAKRLEARGYIRREPDPTDGRFTNAILLPAGMHTMQQAAPAHVAFVRHLVVDNLSPERLRRLGQDAERILRRIDSPAR is encoded by the coding sequence ATGACCGCCCCGCCGATAGCCGAGCAAGCCGCACCATCCACCGATGCCGCCGCCAGCAACGCCGCTCCCTGGCTCAGCGCAAACGAACTCTCCTCCTGGCTGTCCGTGGTCCGCCTCATCACGCGCCTCCCCTGGGCCATCGACGGCCAACTCCAACGCGACGCCGACGTGAGCATGGTCGAGTACATGACGATGGCCATGCTCGCCGAGGCACCAGACTGGACAATGCGCATGAGCACACTCGCCGAAGAGGCCTCAGTGTCCCTCTCCCGCCTGTCCCACATGGCCAAGCGCCTAGAAGCACGCGGCTACATCCGCCGCGAACCCGACCCCACCGACGGCCGCTTCACGAACGCGATCCTGCTCCCCGCCGGCATGCACACCATGCAGCAGGCGGCACCGGCCCACGTAGCCTTCGTCCGCCACCTGGTCGTGGACAACCTGTCACCCGAACGCCTACGCCGCCTCGGCCAAGACGCCGAGCGCATCCTGCGCCGGATCGACTCGCCCGCCCGCTGA
- a CDS encoding cell wall-binding repeat-containing protein translates to MSKQYRRRPLALSAIVTASLTAGMGLAASDANAVNAGPADSALTVSDGSSTLLIGGTASTLPTTATDVTWAPNGSRMAYVDKSGNLVSARADGSDVRLLSKPQPGAVFSHPTWLNNGAQVAYAEADNGVFGSIRTAEADGYGKPVSGGTDASFGGEIPATNDGGADSSPDGFSAPSGVHDYLNGDHVVYQHLPKGGGAPEIWVADPHTQPVGFKVANGSQPTVSPDGNLVAFVNPAGQIAVIDLRAAIDSSGLRAPKVLTSDSSHKQHPTFSPDGSRIAYEAFAPGSGGAADVAKDVESIPAAGGSATVESARPGVPSYRPATKTHVVRLAGADRSATAIATSQAVWASAGTSDHTRSQATAVVLSRSDQFADALGGSALAAHQGPLLLTSTTGLDPAVRNEIVRVLGPATASWRPTVYVLGGEQALSPAVAKAVADLGYTVTRLDGPDRYATSVAIAKAISPHPYQVLVATGNGYADALSAGAAAGAAAGPSVVVLTNDKTMPPETAAYLKSAGASTATAAPAIIYEIGGQAVAATKGLWPAYGSPGSPSMVVPLAGTDRYETSFLVARAFFGVDTPQVGVATALNWPDSLSGGAVMGHAYGPLLLVDPKTGLTPEEKQWVSANSGGLGDAVIFGGTAAVTGTEEAQLGSTIAGPGGFDSVTDPAAMP, encoded by the coding sequence ATGTCCAAGCAGTACCGCCGGCGGCCGTTGGCGCTGTCCGCGATCGTCACCGCGTCCCTCACGGCCGGCATGGGGCTGGCCGCCTCCGACGCGAACGCGGTGAACGCCGGGCCCGCCGACAGTGCTCTGACGGTCAGTGACGGAAGCTCCACGCTCCTCATCGGGGGGACCGCGAGCACGCTGCCGACCACCGCCACCGATGTCACGTGGGCACCGAACGGCAGCCGCATGGCGTATGTGGACAAGAGCGGGAACCTGGTGTCCGCGCGGGCCGACGGCAGCGACGTCCGGCTGCTGTCCAAGCCCCAGCCCGGTGCGGTGTTCTCGCACCCGACCTGGCTGAACAACGGTGCGCAGGTCGCCTACGCCGAGGCCGACAACGGGGTCTTCGGCTCGATCAGGACCGCCGAGGCCGACGGCTACGGCAAGCCGGTCAGCGGCGGTACGGACGCCTCGTTCGGCGGCGAGATCCCGGCGACGAACGACGGCGGAGCCGACTCCTCTCCGGACGGGTTCTCCGCCCCGAGCGGAGTTCACGACTACCTGAACGGCGACCATGTCGTCTACCAGCATTTGCCGAAGGGCGGAGGCGCGCCGGAGATCTGGGTCGCGGACCCGCACACCCAGCCCGTCGGCTTCAAGGTCGCCAACGGCTCCCAGCCCACCGTCTCCCCGGACGGGAACCTCGTCGCGTTCGTGAATCCGGCCGGCCAGATCGCGGTGATCGACCTCCGGGCGGCGATCGATTCCAGCGGCCTTCGCGCGCCGAAGGTGCTGACCTCGGACTCGTCGCACAAGCAGCACCCCACCTTCTCGCCCGACGGGTCCCGGATCGCGTACGAGGCGTTCGCCCCGGGTAGCGGCGGTGCCGCGGATGTCGCCAAGGACGTGGAGTCCATCCCGGCGGCGGGCGGAAGCGCCACCGTCGAGTCGGCCAGGCCCGGCGTGCCGTCGTACCGTCCGGCGACCAAGACGCACGTCGTCCGGCTCGCGGGCGCCGACCGGAGCGCGACGGCCATCGCCACCTCGCAGGCGGTGTGGGCCAGCGCCGGGACGTCCGACCACACCCGCTCGCAGGCCACGGCCGTGGTACTGAGCCGCTCCGACCAGTTCGCCGACGCCCTCGGCGGCAGCGCGCTGGCCGCGCACCAGGGGCCGCTGCTGCTCACCTCGACCACCGGGCTCGACCCGGCGGTGCGCAACGAGATCGTCCGGGTGCTGGGACCGGCGACCGCCTCTTGGCGGCCCACCGTCTATGTCCTCGGCGGAGAGCAGGCGCTGTCCCCCGCGGTGGCGAAGGCGGTCGCCGACCTCGGATACACAGTGACCCGCCTCGACGGCCCGGACCGCTACGCGACCTCGGTGGCGATCGCCAAGGCGATTTCCCCGCACCCCTACCAGGTCCTGGTCGCCACCGGCAACGGCTACGCGGACGCCCTCTCGGCGGGCGCGGCGGCGGGGGCGGCCGCCGGGCCGTCGGTGGTCGTGCTCACCAACGACAAGACGATGCCGCCGGAGACCGCGGCGTACCTGAAGTCGGCGGGTGCCTCGACGGCCACCGCGGCGCCGGCCATCATCTACGAGATCGGCGGCCAGGCCGTGGCCGCGACCAAGGGCCTGTGGCCGGCGTACGGCAGCCCGGGGAGCCCCTCCATGGTCGTCCCGCTGGCCGGGACCGACCGCTACGAGACCTCGTTCCTGGTGGCGCGCGCGTTCTTCGGCGTGGACACCCCGCAGGTCGGCGTCGCGACCGCGCTCAACTGGCCGGACTCGCTGTCCGGCGGCGCGGTGATGGGGCACGCGTACGGGCCGCTGCTGCTCGTGGACCCGAAGACCGGTCTCACGCCCGAAGAGAAGCAGTGGGTGTCGGCGAACTCCGGCGGGCTGGGCGACGCGGTGATCTTCGGCGGTACCGCGGCGGTGACCGGCACGGAGGAGGCGCAGCTCGGGAGCACGATCGCCGGACCGGGCGGGTTCGACAGCGTCACCGATCCGGCCGCGATGCCGTAG
- a CDS encoding helix-turn-helix transcriptional regulator → MLETSARLLRLLSLFQARRDWTGTELAERLGVTTRTVRNDVERLRELGYPVEARPGVAGGYRLGPGAALPPLLLDDDEAVAVALGLRIAAGGAVMGIEETSLSALAKLQSILPTRLRHRVESFASHALPVPARGPAVDAEVLTTLALACRDHLALRFDYEAHSATPTRRTTEPYRLVHRRQRWYLFAWDLERADWRTFRADRISPTGPPGPRFTPRPTPPDSEIATRVDSGVARAPWRYTARVIVHASADHVRARIPTPIEIEELAADRCAFEPGSDDPDRLALYLGMLEADFEVVDAPELAAALERVIARYRRAIDGGDRGVDRGTDRGADR, encoded by the coding sequence ATGTTGGAGACCTCGGCACGGCTGCTGCGCCTGCTGTCCCTCTTCCAGGCCCGGCGCGACTGGACCGGCACCGAACTCGCCGAACGGCTCGGCGTGACCACCCGGACCGTGCGCAACGACGTCGAGCGCCTGCGCGAGCTCGGCTACCCGGTCGAGGCCCGGCCCGGCGTCGCCGGCGGCTACCGCCTCGGCCCCGGCGCCGCGCTGCCCCCGCTGCTGCTGGACGACGACGAGGCAGTGGCCGTCGCGCTCGGCCTGCGGATCGCGGCCGGGGGCGCGGTCATGGGCATCGAGGAGACCTCACTGAGCGCACTGGCCAAGCTCCAGAGCATCCTGCCGACCCGCCTGCGCCACCGCGTCGAATCCTTCGCCTCCCACGCGCTCCCGGTCCCGGCCCGCGGTCCGGCCGTGGACGCCGAAGTCCTGACGACCCTGGCCCTCGCCTGCCGCGACCACCTGGCCCTCCGCTTCGACTACGAAGCCCACTCCGCCACCCCGACCCGTCGCACCACGGAGCCCTACCGCCTGGTCCACCGCCGCCAACGCTGGTACCTGTTCGCCTGGGACCTGGAGCGCGCGGACTGGCGCACCTTCCGCGCCGATCGCATCAGCCCGACCGGACCGCCCGGACCACGCTTCACCCCGCGCCCCACCCCGCCCGACAGCGAGATCGCCACGCGGGTCGACAGCGGCGTCGCCCGCGCGCCGTGGCGCTACACGGCGCGGGTGATCGTGCACGCGTCCGCCGACCATGTACGGGCCCGCATCCCGACCCCGATCGAGATCGAGGAACTGGCCGCCGACCGCTGTGCCTTCGAGCCGGGCTCCGACGATCCCGATCGCCTGGCGCTGTATCTGGGGATGCTCGAAGCCGACTTCGAAGTGGTGGACGCGCCAGAGTTGGCGGCGGCGTTGGAGCGGGTCATCGCGCGGTATCGGCGGGCGATCGACGGCGGGGATCGCGGCGTCGACCGGGGAACGGATCGGGGAGCGGATCGGTAG
- a CDS encoding nuclear transport factor 2 family protein — protein sequence MHENEKIIRAAYQVAEDQDVAGWSAAFTEDGTFTDESIPHTYRGPAELGLTVEVYAKAFPDMHRELEKFYVVDNMVIVQLRLQGTHTGPLELPTGTVPPTGKRMDAPCCDVFELVDGKIKRFDCYAEGSVIAKQLGLA from the coding sequence ATGCACGAGAACGAGAAGATCATCCGCGCCGCCTACCAGGTCGCCGAGGACCAGGACGTCGCCGGCTGGAGCGCCGCCTTCACCGAGGACGGCACCTTCACCGACGAATCCATCCCCCACACCTACCGCGGCCCCGCCGAACTCGGCCTGACCGTCGAGGTCTACGCCAAGGCGTTCCCCGACATGCACCGCGAGCTCGAGAAGTTCTACGTCGTCGACAACATGGTCATCGTCCAGCTCCGCCTCCAGGGCACCCACACCGGCCCGCTGGAGCTCCCCACCGGCACCGTCCCGCCGACCGGCAAGCGCATGGACGCCCCCTGCTGTGACGTCTTCGAACTCGTCGACGGCAAGATCAAGCGCTTCGACTGCTACGCCGAGGGCTCGGTCATCGCCAAGCAGCTCGGCCTGGCCTGA
- a CDS encoding pirin family protein, whose amino-acid sequence MVAIDVRRAADRTETRLSWLHGRHSFWIGGQPYDPANTHHGLLLVHNEDTINPGAGFETHPHQDMEIVTWVLEGALVHQDSEGNSGIIYPGLAQRMSAGTGIMHSEKNDSWRLGSALHSDPVHLVQMWIVPDEPGVTPGYEQLDIDHDLLAGGLVTVASGRPRHAAETAIRIRNRDAALHAARLVPGHSVQLPEAPYLHLYVTRGSVDLEGAGPLTAGDAARLTATGGQRISATEPAEILVWEMHAGLAHA is encoded by the coding sequence ATGGTCGCCATCGACGTCCGCCGCGCCGCCGACCGCACGGAAACCCGCCTGTCCTGGCTCCACGGTCGCCACTCGTTCTGGATCGGCGGCCAACCGTACGACCCCGCCAACACCCACCACGGGCTCCTCCTGGTCCACAACGAGGACACCATCAACCCCGGCGCCGGATTCGAGACGCACCCCCATCAGGACATGGAGATCGTCACCTGGGTCCTGGAAGGCGCCCTGGTCCACCAGGACTCCGAGGGCAACTCCGGCATCATCTACCCGGGCCTGGCCCAGCGCATGAGCGCCGGCACCGGCATCATGCACTCCGAGAAGAACGACTCCTGGCGCCTCGGCAGCGCGCTGCACTCGGACCCGGTCCACCTGGTCCAGATGTGGATCGTCCCCGACGAGCCCGGCGTCACCCCCGGCTACGAACAGCTCGACATCGACCACGACCTGCTCGCCGGCGGCCTGGTCACCGTCGCCTCGGGCCGTCCCCGGCACGCCGCCGAGACCGCGATCCGGATCCGGAACCGGGACGCCGCCCTGCACGCGGCACGCCTGGTCCCCGGACATTCGGTCCAGCTCCCCGAAGCCCCGTACCTGCACCTCTACGTCACCCGCGGCTCCGTCGACCTCGAAGGCGCCGGCCCGCTCACCGCCGGCGACGCCGCACGCCTCACCGCCACCGGCGGCCAACGGATCAGCGCCACCGAACCCGCCGAGATCCTGGTGTGGGAGATGCACGCCGGCCTCGCTCACGCATGA
- a CDS encoding epoxide hydrolase family protein: protein MSTETVMSTEAPMNTAIQPFQIAIPQTELDDLHARLANARWAASVPGAGWERGVPVDYLKELAEYWRTGFDWRAQEKALNALPQFVTEIDGQRVHFLHVRSARPDAKPLLLTHGFPSSVAEFLTLIEPLVAPERDEDPAFHIVAPSLPGYGFSTPLAAQGWTLSRTARAWIELMRRLDYDRYGVHGGDIGSGVSGMVAGYDAEHVTGVHVTTDPLTAANVATFLPGLADRLDPADPVDALALERMTAFRKEGSGYLAIQNSRPQTIGYGLVDSPVLQLAWIAEKFEQWTDLPIDRDHLLTTVSLFWFTGAGASAAHTLYDQFHSSDWGAPSPVPHGFAVFGADPTVRKLVPTPADAHWSEFERGRHFPAMECPDVLAADLRAFFGPLV, encoded by the coding sequence ATGAGCACCGAGACCGTGATGAGCACCGAGGCCCCGATGAACACCGCGATCCAGCCCTTCCAGATCGCGATCCCGCAGACCGAGCTCGACGACCTCCACGCGCGGCTGGCGAACGCCCGCTGGGCCGCGTCCGTGCCCGGCGCCGGGTGGGAGCGCGGGGTGCCCGTGGACTATCTGAAGGAGCTCGCGGAGTACTGGCGGACCGGCTTCGACTGGCGGGCACAGGAGAAGGCGCTCAACGCCCTCCCGCAGTTCGTGACCGAGATCGACGGTCAGCGCGTCCACTTCCTGCACGTCCGGTCCGCGCGCCCGGACGCCAAGCCGCTGCTGCTCACGCACGGCTTCCCCAGCTCGGTCGCCGAGTTCCTGACCCTGATCGAGCCGCTGGTCGCCCCGGAACGGGACGAGGACCCGGCGTTCCACATCGTCGCGCCTTCCCTTCCCGGCTATGGGTTTTCCACGCCGCTGGCCGCGCAGGGCTGGACCCTGAGCCGGACCGCGCGCGCCTGGATCGAGCTCATGCGCCGGCTGGACTACGACCGCTACGGCGTGCACGGCGGCGACATCGGCAGCGGCGTATCGGGAATGGTCGCCGGGTACGACGCCGAGCACGTCACCGGGGTCCACGTGACCACCGACCCGCTGACCGCGGCCAACGTCGCCACCTTCCTGCCGGGCCTGGCCGACCGCCTGGACCCCGCCGATCCCGTCGACGCGCTGGCGCTGGAGCGGATGACCGCGTTCCGGAAGGAGGGGTCGGGCTACCTCGCCATCCAGAACAGCCGGCCGCAGACCATCGGCTACGGCCTCGTCGACTCGCCGGTCCTGCAGCTGGCGTGGATCGCGGAGAAGTTCGAGCAGTGGACCGACCTGCCGATCGACCGGGACCATTTGCTGACGACCGTGAGCCTGTTCTGGTTCACCGGCGCCGGGGCGTCGGCGGCCCACACGCTCTACGACCAGTTCCACTCCTCCGACTGGGGCGCCCCCTCCCCCGTGCCGCACGGCTTCGCGGTGTTCGGCGCGGATCCGACGGTCCGCAAGCTGGTTCCGACCCCGGCGGACGCGCACTGGAGCGAGTTCGAGCGCGGGAGGCACTTCCCGGCGATGGAGTGCCCTGATGTGCTCGCCGCGGATCTGCGGGCGTTCTTCGGGCCGCTGGTCTGA